aattttcaaatgattggCCAATGGATTGGAGCCATACCAGCCTTGATATTGGCCCTATTTGCCGGAGGGCTTTCAGATGACATTGGAAGAAAACCATTGCTAATTGTGCCCTTGGTGGGAGCAACACTAACTTCTCTGCTAGAAATTCTAAATTTGGTTTTCATTGATGTATTCCcaactcaatttttttatgtCGAGCAATTGTACAGCTTCTTTGGTGGCATGTCCGTCTTCTACATGGGGTTCTATGGGTATGGAAGCAGTGCAAGCAATCCCCAGGACAGAACAACCCGTTTGGCCCGATTTGACGGAGTGGAGCAAGCTGGAGGTTTAATTGGCACACTTTTATCTCCTGTGTTGTTCTCGGCTATTGGATACCTGGGTTGTTACAGCATCAGAGCCGTACTTCGTTTCCTAGCTTTGGTTTATGTGATTTTCATTGCCAAGGAGCCGCATCAACGAAAAGGAAAGCTCTTTAAGACCACTAAACAGACCCCTGATGGTTCCAGGAGCATGTCTTACTTAGAAGTGTTCTGGGAAGGTATCATGTCAATATTCATCCGACCAATTATTGGAATGATCCAAACAGTTGTGCGGGATCGTCCCAAATGGCTGAGACTGCTTCTCTGGATGCAGTTGTTCATTTATGGCATTTATTGGTTTATTGCAGAAGAAAACGCCCTCATCTATTTGTATGCCATCAAAATTATTCCCAATTATGACGGCACCGTGCATTCATATCATCAAATCATGTTGCAAATTGTGGGAATGGTGATTTTGCTGTTCGTTATGCCCATTATTTGCCTGAAGGCACAACTTCACGAAGGGTTGATCCTGGTGGGAATAAACTTTTTGGTCGCTTTGGGCACACTGGCAAGTGCCTTTGCCAACAATATTTGGCAGTTTTTTGTCTGTCAAGCTCTGTTGGGTGTAAGAATATGCCAGTATTCCACTGCCAGATCCTTAATGACAAAGTGTATCAATTCTGACGAAGTGGGCAAACTTTACTCGTTTATCGCTGTTTTGGTCGCCATCATGCCGATTCTGAGCAACCCTGCTTTTCGGCAGTTATACAACGCCACTTTGAAGACCTTCCCATCAGCTTTCCTACTTCTTGGAGCTAGTTTAAACGTTTTGCTGATCTTCCTTAATTTCTCTGTTTATTCCGGAAGAAAGTACATGTTGGTTGATCGAAAGGGTGCAGTTCTTCGAACTATGCTAGATTATGATTTGGCcaatgttgaattgaaacaaataaagaaatgagcaaaaaagctTCTCTTGAGTTTGAATTATTTGTCAATAATTATTCTATTTTCTGAAGCGTTCTCCGACATTAAATACAAAAGGGATTTTTGTGCTGCTAATGCACGGGCcttttttgggacaaaaagGGCTTGATCGATGAAGTGATAAAAGACAAGACTATTTCAATTTGGGAAGTTGTTACCACATTTCAAGGCCTTGGGAGTTACAACACTTTCAGGTACATCGCAAAACGTCCTAAAGTCAATTGTAACAGCAATGGCACCATCACGTGCTCTCTGCTTTAAAAGGTCGATGCTAGAGTACTTGGTTCTGTAGGATAAGAAACtccccaactttttttcttcttgaaagtTAATGAAACgacagaaaaagcaaaaagttaTAAATTACTTGGAGGAACATTCTCTGATGTCCAGTGAGTAACATGACTTCCAGCTGCCTTAGCAAAAGTGAAGAAGTGAACAAGGAGTATTTTAACTTCTTGAAGGCATTCGACAAAGTTCCAAATGACTAAAGACGGCAAAAGTATTCAATTTACAATTAACTCCGTTTCATCGTGTACAAAAGCAGCACAAACTGTAGCTAACGTCCCATTTTGAAAGCGAATGGCCTTAGGAGCAAAAGCTCCAGTCCTACTAGGGTTTCAACCTTGAACCTTTGATGTTGGCGCCTCTATTGGTCTTCTTCTGAACCTTATTTGTCAGCTGCTCCTAGTCAGGGTTCATTCTCCAGCAAAACAAGTATATATTGTTCCACCATTGGTTTTGCAGCTCTTGAGGGGAGAGCGCTGGTAAGAAATGGGTGATGGTTTAGGCCCAAAAGCTGAAATATCTTCACACTTTAACCAAGAACAATTGGAACGCTCACAACAGATCAAGTGTCTGTTCGGATATTGCC
This Tigriopus californicus strain San Diego chromosome 12, Tcal_SD_v2.1, whole genome shotgun sequence DNA region includes the following protein-coding sequences:
- the LOC131891294 gene encoding proton-coupled folate transporter-like, producing the protein MSDQGDSKSPSGWKAFLNSITIEPMIFINVLGGVIVAGAALNTNLLIRKICVFDLHFNETVCDHLDLPENDDYENEVQLQVNNFQMIGQWIGAIPALILALFAGGLSDDIGRKPLLIVPLVGATLTSLLEILNLVFIDVFPTQFFYVEQLYSFFGGMSVFYMGFYGYGSSASNPQDRTTRLARFDGVEQAGGLIGTLLSPVLFSAIGYLGCYSIRAVLRFLALVYVIFIAKEPHQRKGKLFKTTKQTPDGSRSMSYLEVFWEGIMSIFIRPIIGMIQTVVRDRPKWLRLLLWMQLFIYGIYWFIAEENALIYLYAIKIIPNYDGTVHSYHQIMLQIVGMVILLFVMPIICLKAQLHEGLILVGINFLVALGTLASAFANNIWQFFVCQALLGVRICQYSTARSLMTKCINSDEVGKLYSFIAVLVAIMPILSNPAFRQLYNATLKTFPSAFLLLGASLNVLLIFLNFSVYSGRKYMLVDRKGAVLRTMLDYDLANVELKQIKK